A genome region from Triticum aestivum cultivar Chinese Spring chromosome 2B, IWGSC CS RefSeq v2.1, whole genome shotgun sequence includes the following:
- the LOC123039194 gene encoding xyloglucan galactosyltransferase KATAMARI1 homolog: MERTTAAHGVGGRWLPCLVLLAVLSATPWLLIIHCHRAASVSTPHPSLVTAAPASGREGGSQPRFPSVQEQQVKNLLIASAAGDEVRRSSNVGVTGEDACRGRYLYVHDLPPRFNADILADCRHWYPWMDMCPYLVNGGLGAPLDNADGVFADEGWYATDHFGLDVIFHARVRQYECLTNDSSLAAAVFVPYYAGFDVVRHLWSNNATAKDAAPVELVDWLTRRPEWRAMGGRDHFVMSGRTAWDHQRQTDSDSEWGNKLFRLPPVWNMTVLLVEKLPWTDFDFAVPYPTYFHPAKDADVLQWQQRMQGMKRDFLFSFAGGERPGDPNSIRHHLIRECGASSFCNLVQCHKSEKNCLVPSTFMRVFQGARFCLQPPGDTYTRRSAFDAILAGCVPVFFHPDSAYRQYKWHLPDDRDTYSVFISEEDVRSGNASSVEETLRQTPLEVAERMTETVIGLIPRLVYADPRSKLETLRDAVDFTVEAVIDRVSKLRKEMDHGASPRGHLTQTATKVSSKIKTYTN; this comes from the coding sequence ATGGAGAGGACAACGGCCGCGCACGGCGTCGGCGGCCGCTGGCTGCCTTGCCTCGTCTTGCTCGCCGTCCTGTCGGCCACGCCGTGGCTACTCATCATCCACTGCCACCGGGCGGCGTCCGTCAGCACGCCGCACCCGTCGCTCGTCACCGCCGCCCCCGCGTCCGGCCGCGAGGGCGGCTCCCAGCCGCGCTTTCCCTCCGTCCAGGAGCAGCAGGTCAAGAACCTCCTGATCGCCTCCGCTGCCGGGGACGAGGTGCGCCGGAGCAGTAACGTTGGCGTCACCGGGGAGGACGCGTGCCGGGGGCGGTACCTGTACGTCCACGACCTGCCCCCACGGTTCAACGCCGACATCCTCGCCGACTGCCGCCACTGGTACCCGTGGATGGACATGTGCCCGTACCTCGTTAACGGCGGCCTCGGCGCGCCCCTGGACAACGCGGACGGCGTGTTCGCCGACGAGGGCTGGTACGCCACCGACCACTTCGGCCTCGACGTCATCTTCCACGCTCGCGTCCGGCAGTACGAGTGCCTCACCAacgactcctccctcgccgccgccgtttTCGTGCCGTACTACGCTGGGTTTGACGTCGTGCGGCATCTGTGGAGCAACAACGCCACAGCCAAGGACGCCGCGCCCGTCGAACTCGTCGACTGGCTGACGCGGCGGCCCGAGTGGCGCGCCATGGGCGGACGCGACCACTTCGTCATGTCCGGGAGGACGGCGTGGGACCATCAGCGGCAGACGGACAGCGACTCGGAGTGGGGCAACAAGCTGTTCCGTTTGCCGCCGGTGTGGAACATGACGGTGTTGTTGGTCGAGAAGCTGCCGTGGACGGACTTCGACTTCGCCGTGCCGTACCCGACCTACTTCCACCCAGCGAAAGACGCGGACGTCCTCCAGTGGCAGCAGCGGATGCAAGGCATGAAGCGGGACTTCCTCTTCTCCTTCGCCGGCGGCGAGCGGCCCGGAGACCCGAACTCCATCCGGCACCACCTCATCCGGGAGTGCGGCGCCTCCAGCTTCTGCAACCTGGTGCAGTGCCACAAGAGCGAGAAGAACTGCCTCGTGCCCAGCACCTTCATGCGCGTCTTCCAGGGGGCGCGCTTCTGCCTGCAGCCGCCTGGCGACACGTACACGCGGCGGTCGGCGTTCGACGCCATCCTCGCCGGCTGCGTGCCGGTGTTCTTCCACCCGGACTCCGCGTATAGGCAGTACAAGTGGCACCTCCCCGACGATCGCGACACCTACTCCGTGTTCATTTCCGAGGAGGACGTGCGCAGCGGCAACGCCAGCAGCGTGGAGGAGACGCTCCGGCAGACCCCTCTGGAGGTGGCGGAGCGGATGACCGAGACGGTGATTGGGCTGATACCGAGGCTGGTGTACGCGGACCCGAGGTCGAAGCTGGAGACGCTCAGGGACGCCGTGGATTTCACGGTGGAGGCCGTCATCGACAGGGTCAGCAAGCTCAGGAAGGAGATGGACCATGGCGCGTCGCCGCGAGGGCATCTGACGCAAACAGCGACGAAGGTTTCTAGCAAAATCAAGACATATACTAATTAG